The proteins below are encoded in one region of Scomber japonicus isolate fScoJap1 chromosome 24, fScoJap1.pri, whole genome shotgun sequence:
- the fam171b gene encoding protein FAM171B, whose product MPAAERHLPPPLLLFLPSLLLISCLDHGAVRAAEEGGGLPPSSPGDNGPTAAVGDQSATDPTAPRGLLTPSALTADTQFALKVLVRDMVTRQPLQGASVDVYVNHTLRSSAQTGERGEVLLSVAYSPGISLTLVGNMEGYVPSPLPWSTTKRPIFSAVTLLLLPHSQGNIWLFEDSVLITRKLPDSSSQPKVKFPKNLLTISDKSNISSVTAYLTVPQHHLAKDCVNCTPGVIINKSVFRSIELKAVAAVSILLYSGGEELQVRGPIQISMPLGHNTHFRASDTVPAWAFNLKMGAWENQGLGIVKAVGDELVWTYTASHLGYWIAAPVPSSNDYMGHGSSLEFISYHTYLLMGIMGGTLAIVIGFLSVLLCHCGGSHREPRRRRARFSKLTVVKKDQTTSTHMEEGLLFHSGNNSLASCSVQCEPSSTPRHKANYNIYVEDPGSRSAASLYENITLDRIKGPQQISHYINSEDVARLREKSEQNRANINSDSNFFQDKLVHIYNQPVAIIQAPELFSAQEQQMLGCKSATFPRNGVEYDAHTEPASKDSYTQTLPKVPHHHSQGRSSPQKSNQDEPQPLETPPQSQGPNPVVWGCYSNLLESSVSVPGTLNEAAGMEAFSSGHGVPSELQGISERTLLELTRGKSSSSHPRAWFVSLDGKPAAQVRHSIIELQSRHRPPSSNDTSLDSGVDMNEPLQNIREAERDRPSIRASSLPYHSRGRYCEEQDLSSSESGNTATCTPEDPSLRNILDGSSGAIPNIPEERDGMDTSSAQEDSESRGTPPPRRLRKVREKGKTEKRSAKHVREGRPLTKRS is encoded by the exons ATGCCCGCTGCTGAACGCCACctgccgccgccgctgctgctctTTCTACCGTCGTTGCTTTTGATTTCTTGCCTGGATCATGGGGCGGTGAGAGCAGCGGAGGAGGGCGGCGGCTTGCCCCCCTCTTCGCCTGGGGACAATGGCCCCACCGCCGCGGTCGGAGACCAGTCAGCCACCGACCCGACTGCCCCGAGGGGGCTTCTCACCCCCTCCGCCTTGACGGCAG ATACCCAGTTTGCCCTGAAGGTCCTGGTAAGGGACATGGTGACTCGACAGCCCCTGCAGGGGGCTTCAGTGGATGTTTATGTGAACCACACCTTGAGGAGCTCAGCCCAAACAGGGGAGAGAGGTGAGGTTCTTCTCTCGGTCGCATACAGTCCAGGAATCAGTCTGACCCTGGTGGGCAACATGGAAGGCTACGTCCCCAGTCCCCTGCCCTGGAGCACTACCAAGAGACCAA TTTTCTCTGCTgtgacgctgctgctgctccctcaCAGCCAAGGGAACATCTGGCTGTTTGAAGACTCGGTCCTCATCACCAGGAAACTACCTG ACAGCTCCTCTCAGCCAAAGGTTAAGTTCCCCAAGAACCTCCTAACAATCTCTGACAAGAGCAACATCTCCTCAGTGACAGCCTACCTGACAGTGCCACAGCACCACCTAGCAAAGGACTGCGTCAACTGTACTCCAGGCGTCATCATCAACAAATCAG TGTTCAGAAGCATCGAGCTGAAGGCGGTGGCAGCTGTCAGCATCCTGCTGTACTCTGGTGGTGAGGAGCTCCAAGTTCGAGGACCGATCCAAATCAGCATGCCCCTGGGACACAACACCCACTTCCGAGCCTCTGATACTGTGCCAGCCTGGGCTTTCAATCTGAAGATGG GTGCCTGGGAGAATCAAGGTCTGGGAATAGTGAAAGCAGTTGGTGATGAGCTGGTTTGGACCTACACCGCTTCCCACCTCGGCTACTGGATCGCTGCCCCAGTGCCCTCTTCAAACG ATTATATGGGACATGGAAGCTCTCTGGAATTCATATCATACCACACCTACCTGCTGATGGGAATAATGGGAGGAACGCTGGCTATCGTGATTGGgtttctctctgtgttgctGTGTCACTGCGG AGGTTCACATCGAGAgcccaggaggaggagagcacgTTTTTCCAAACTCACAGTGGTGAAAAAAGACCAAACCACCTCCACTCACATGGAGGAGGGTTTGCTGTTCCATTCTGGCAACAACAGCCTCGCCTCCTGCAGCGTCCAGTGTGAGCCCTCGTCCACGCCGAGGCACAAAGCCAACTACAACATCTACGTGGAGGACCCTGGGAGTCGCTCAGCAGCTTCTCTTTATGAGAATATCACTCTGGATCGGATCAAAGGTCCCCAGCAGATTTCTCACTACATCAACAGTGAAGATGTGGCTCGGCTTCGGGAGAAATCGGAACAGAACCGGGCTAACATCAACTCTGACTCTAACTTCTTTCAAGATAAGCTGGTTCATATCTACAACCAGCCAGTGGCCATTATTCAGGCCCCTGAGCTTTTCAGTGCTCAGGAGCAGCAAATGTTAGGCTGTAAATCTGCTACTTTCCCCCGCAATGGAGTTGAGTATGATGCTCACACAGAGCCTGCAAGTAAAGACAGCTACACCCAGACACTGCCCAAAGTCCCTCACCACCACTCCCAAGGTAGAAGCAGCCCACAGAAGAGCAACCAAGACGAGCCTCAGCCTCTCGAGACTCCTCCCCAAAGCCAAGGCCCTAACCCTGTTGTGTGGGGATGCTACAGTAACCTCCTTGAATCTTCCGTCTCTGTGCCTGGGACTCTCAATGAGGCAGCTGGTATGGAGGCCTTCAGCAGTGGGCACGGTGTGCCCAGCGAGCTGCAGGGGATCTCAGAGCGCACCTTGCTAGAGCTGACCCGGGGCAAGTCCTCATCATCTCACCCAAGGGCCTGGTTCGTATCATTAGACGGGAAGCCGGCTGCCCAGGTACGTCACTCCATCATTGAGCTGCAGAGCCGCCACCGCCCGCCTAGCAGCAACGACACCAGCCTGGACTCGGGGGTGGACATGAACGAGCCCCTGCAGAACATCCGCGAGGCAGAACGCGACAGGCCTTCCATCAGGGCCTCTTCGCTGCCGTACCACAGCCGGGGGCGGTACTGTGAAGAGCAGGACCTGAGCAGTAGTGAGAGTGGCAACACTGCTACCTGTACGCCAGAGGACCCTTCCCTGAGAAACATTTTAGATGGGAGCAGTGGGGCTATTCCCAATATTCCTGAGGAGCGAGACGGGATGGATACATCCAGCGCTCAGGAGGACAGCGAGTCCAGAGGGACGCCTCCTCCACGGCGCCTGAGGAAGGTGAGGGAGAAGGGGAAAACGGAAAAGAGGAGTGCTAAGCATGTCCGCGAGGGGAGACCTCTGACCAAGCGAAGTTAG